Within the Trichoderma breve strain T069 chromosome 3, whole genome shotgun sequence genome, the region CGCAGAGTCCGGCGAGATGGGTGTCCTCGCCAACCACGTTCCCTccattgagcagctcaagccCGGCCTGGTCGAGGTTGTTGAGGAGTCCGGCCCCGCCAAGCAGTTCTTCCGTATGTCATGACCCCTCCGAGTGTGCGACTCCATGGACGACACAAGACTGATAAGCGCCTGTATAGTGTCTGGTGGCTTTGCTACTGTCCAGCCCAACTCTGTCCTGAGCATCAACGCCCCCGAGGCTTACCCCCTGGAGGACTTCAGCGCTGAGGCTGTCCGCGCTGGTATTGCCGAGGCTCAGAAGGTTGCCagtggcaatggcagcgaGCAGGACATCGCTGAGGCCAAGATCGAACTGGAGGTGCGTAAAGCAGTTCATGCTGCGATTCAACGAAGACACACTGACATCCCGCTGCCAGATTCTCGAGACCCTTGCCACCCTTGTCAAATAAACGATTATAGAAATATAACCCTTGTACAACTTTTCTACCTGTCTTTAGCGCAGAGTCCATACAATTGATATCAGTTGTGGTACTGTCacatgaaagaaaaaagtagaCATCTGCTGCATCCTACAACTTCCGGGAAATGCATTTTGTATCTATGTAGCAGCGGCTCCTAAAATAATGAAACGAAATCACCACTTGCCCATTCCTTCCTCACCGTAGGAGCCCACTTGCCTCTTCAGAATACTTGCCTTGGACGCACAAGGCAGCTCCCTCTGCTTTGCTCCTGTGcacctttcttctttgtttttcgGGTCATGTGTTTCCATTTGACTGCTTGTCTTTCTCCCCCTCCCAACGCTTCTTCATAATCATAATCAACCGATGCATCGTCTACATCAGACTCCATATAATTTACTTCTTATCCATCAACCAACATGGCATATCCCGAGTTTAGCGACCCCGCCACTCTTCTTAGAGATGCCATATCGTTTGATGGCGTTCCGGAGGACCTGGTGCCGTCTGGCTTCGTCGAGTCTCGCATACGGCAGCTCAACACCATATCGAGCAATGACAACTTAGATGTCCAGAATTTGCCATATACTACGAATACGCGCGATGGTGCATATCTTTGCAGCCCAGCCTGTCCGCGGACGCGGGTCGAAGTGTCTGCTTCACCTCCAGTGGGACATTCGTACCCAGGCTTGAGGATCAATGACAACCATAACGATGACAACGGAGTTGCTTGGGAGGTTGCGTCGACAAGTGCTCACATGTTTAACGTCAGGCCGAGCTTGAGAGCCTCGAGATCGAGCAATTCATTGGGATTTCAAAGTCCAACTCGAGATCCCAGCCGGTTCCGAAGTCTGTACAGGTCAAATCGGACTGCCAACGAAGTCAATGACGCGAGACCAGGCTTCAAACTTTCCAGACGTTCTCACCCGAATCTCCAAGCATCATATTCGAGTATTCGGTCTAGACAGAATGCCCCTGAAAGCTCTAGAAAGGAGCAGCAAGATGTATTGGAAATGTTTGACATGTATGGAGTCTCACGACCAGAGGGTTGGCTGTCAGATGAGAAAGATCGACAGCAGGCATTGGGAATGAAAACCGTCCATGTATGCCATTCCTGTGGTGGGTATCTGCATACACGAGCGCGATGCGCAAGATGTGGACATGAGTTCTGTTCCAAATGCAAGACAGAGTTGGTAGGTAGTCTGTCTACACATCTCTTAGGGAGCCGAGAGCACAGGCAAGGCCAACAGAAGCTGAATCAAGGGACATGGAATGAAGGGATAGCTCACAGCCGGAGTCTTGCCAATCTATCTGAGCCTGTACTTGGCGCAGAGAAAGGTAGGTTACGTGGAGGTATAATTTGGCATAAATAAGCTAAAATCCTGGCATAGGTCATCGTCTATCTCATTCGAAGAGCCGTGACTCTATCACGGGATATCCTAGAGAAAGCCAACTGGGACATGCTGAGGCGGAAAGACAAGCACGCCAAAAATTTCGACATGAGCGCCGACATCGCCTGGAGAAATCCTATAGCGAAATGGCCATCTCTGAGCAGTGTTCTGATTGTCCGACTTGCCATGTAAACAGCGACCCTACGAGACACAGCCTCTGCTGCGTTGCTCGACATTCTCCCTCAAGGAGGCATGTTATTGACCAGACGAATAAAAGCACCGAAGAAGATACATATAAGATCTCCAAAGATTCCCCTAAAACGGCTGTACAGACTCTGAAAGGGCTTCTCAGCCTGCACACTTTGGATCAAGATACCTTTTGGACTTGTTCAGAGGATCCAGCAACGTCCCAGAGTCCCACTCTGCCTCACACGACCCATGGTAACCGGAATACACCGAAACTTATCCTTGAAGGAGCTTCCCATGAAAGCATAGACTCGGCAGATCTAGAAAGATATCAGACATCACCACCGGACAAGGCTATTTGGAAAACTCCGACAATTCGTATCTCGCCAGCTGGAGAATACAATGACGCACCGGAGCTTCAGCAAGACGTCAGATATGATGATCAGATGGGAAACACTGGGGAGAAACAACGTCAAGAGTTATCATATGGGAGCATGGGATCGGCTGTTAGAAAGGCAAATGATTGGACTCCAAAAATATCGGAAAAGGGGCTCGGATCGCAAGATTCGTTGAGGAAAGCCACCAACGCAAGCAAGAGTCCCCAGCGAAGCATTGAGTCTTCTGATCCTTCAACATGGAAACAACAACTAAGGAAGATCAACGACACACCGGAATTGATGAGTAATTCCCCGAGGAAGGAGTATACATTGTTGGCCTCTGGCTCTCAAAGGGATCTTAACCAGTTTACAGCAGAAAGAAACCAGGCAGGAGACGTTATGAAAGAGCCGACGATTCCTCCCGTTACCCCTAAAAGCGACTCCGAGATTTCCCTAAGTCGCCACGTCTGCGAGTGGCGCTCACGGTATTTGGGGCTTAGTGATGCATTCGATAAGCTCAAAATCGAACTGGATATTGCACTGGAACACCAAGCGAGTTAGGGCCTTGCTGGTGGGGAATTGGGGGGTGcttctcatcagcatcaatacGATGATAATGGAATCGAGGGGTTGACCATTATTGTGcacagaagaagcaaggagGATCTGGTCCTCAACACAGAtttgagagaagaagaacccGCTCATGGGGAAGAACAGTAAGCGAAGGCATCTTTGatggccaagggcaaggagtGGAGAGCGTATGCTATGTCTAAGATAAAATCATAGGGAAGTATTCATTATGGTCATGAGACGCTATCTGCGTTAGTTTGAGAGTCTAGTGTCTGAATATGAGACAGTCGATAGGTTAGCTAGGTAGCAATGCACTTGAATCATCATATACTTGGCACCAAAAAGAAGTATCGGAACGCCGGAAGGGAATCCGAGCCTTGTGATGGCATGTTTAAGGAGGACCTACTCCATACATTTGGTGTATATTGGAGGTAAAGTGTACTAACGTTGACAGATCTGGTGACTTTGTCCTACTATTCCCACGCCAAGTCCTACCCTTTTCCATGATTATCAGCATCACTACGTAGTTGCTTCAACGCTGCCTGACATGAGGAGTGCTTCTGTCTAAGTACAGGTATTTCTTTGCATTAGAGCAACCCGTTTAGGGGGACGAATCTCgtgatgaatgaatggcCGATCCGTTAGGCAACTACGGAGTAAAGGGGGGCGTGTATCTACTACATAATATTTGATTCAAGGCGAGTTGCCGTGATGGACTTGTGAAAACAACAAGAGAGATGCCGGATGGGATGGATTTGACATGTCTGAGTCATTCGAGTCCCTGAGGTAACTACGGCAGGGCAATTCTACTTTTTACGCACGATATATGATATCCTCACCTGAATTttgaggggaggggaagaggGGATCTTGTCCCATCTTGAGTTGATTCACCGCAACACGGACAAGGCTCATCGTCATGGCGTCTGCAGGTGCATGTGTCAAAAAGGttaaaataagaaaaataagaaaaatgagaaagatgatgtCAAATCATGTACCTTTGTATTACCCATTGCTGAGTGTCACAAGGCCCTgataagagagaggagagagagagagacgtgGACGGGGGACAGGACGCCCCGTGGACAAGAATCGAGCaagccctcctcctcctcctcttctttcccaGCCCCCTtgaattttcttcttctttcttctgtcttTGCCCTTGGCATCTGAGTCTACGGTTGGGTGGGCATACACGTTACAGGCAGATGCGGCAGAAAAGGATGATCCTCATGGATCTGCCGCTGTCTGGGATGCACTAAGTCCCAAACACGGGCGATCGCGGCGCCCAATGAGGGCCGTGACGCTTGATGTCAAGACGGTTATTTGACAGGAGCATCACCGACTAGTAAGCGCCCTTGATGCTTTAGTGCTGGCCGGGGAGGGGCAGAGCAGAAGATTGCTATTCCCAGCGTGGCTTTGCGTCCAGAAGCAGGCAGGGTACTGCTGCAGCATGCTGCCTTTCTTTTTACAGCTTTTTTGGCGTGGATCTGTCAGTTGGTAgtaatactccgtacctagCAAAGAACCAACGGGCCACGGCATCATTGCTGCTTTTTGTGtgcttgtactccgtacatatCATAAGCCAGCAGGTTTTTTTTGACGGGAGGTTGGATCACACGTCGGAATATCCACACGCATGAAATGTACCTTGTCCGGGGGATGGAGGAAGGTCATTCGCTGGcaaaagacaagagacaaaaaaaaacctgACGACAACGGTGGCCGTTGCGCCCGCTAGCAATGCTACTCTAGTTGTTGCACgtgggaagaagacgagggaCAGGTTTCTGCCATTGAATATTCTGGGACTTTCTTGCTGCGACGTGGGAGGTTAGGCAGGGCCATGGCACGAACCCGGGGAACGAGATATGCTTCTGTGTGGTAGTATCCGGTGtaagtacggagtactagCACCAAGTGTATGTCCAGGCTGTATGCACGTAGAGAGACCAGAAGGCTATACTGTACGATACAAGTTAGTGTCGTCTCTCGCTACTCCGCGTTTTTCCAATGCTGTTTGCAGCGAGTGAAGGATACAGTAGACATGCAAAACCATACCCAAATCTGTGTGGACCGCCAGCTGGAACCAAAAAGGAAAACCAAAAGGGGCGGTCTGCGAGAAGGGACACGGTTGGCCTTGAGGGGAAAAGGCATTCTcgcagctgcagaagaagaagaaaaaggaaaagttGAAAAGAcaacaagcaaaagaggcTACTATTCTTGGATGTTTGCACTCTCACCTACGACGGTTGCTAGGGGTGAACGCAACGAAGCGGTGGGAGAAGTCGACAGCCAGACAGGGCAAGCCAACCTCGTACATGGAGTACGAGTATCAAGCAACCGTCGTGATGAGGCCATCGTGAGACCTGAGGCTCCCCCTCACAAACCTCACCGACTTGGAAGAGACGAGGGTGATGGACAGCATCGGTTaggggggagagaaggcCTGGTCAGCTATGCCAACACACCCATGTCAGCCCAACAGCGGGACAGCCCTTTTCAGGTTGCCAGCACGCCGGGTCCATTCGTCTGCCTCGCAGGATCAGCAGGGTTCGGTCGTGTGGGGAGCTGATAGTGCTAGTACAGGTAGCCAGTTAGTCGAGTTGACAGCACACACACGAGGCTTCACCAGGTCTGAGGTGGCAGAGCTTGACAGGACGGAGCTGCCATCCGCGATGCGGCCAAAACCCACCAGGGAGACGGGCATGCCGCTCAGCGTGGCATGGATGGATCCAAGTGTCGAGCATCTCTGGTCCGTCTTTTGGAGGGGATAGAGGAGAAAGGCCCCCCTTGTCTCGCGGCTCGCGGCTCGAGCCTGTCGTTCGTTTGCTGAAGACAGCGCGGAAGCCCGTCGATTAGTCAccggcagcatcatcaccatcatcatcatgtttgCGCCTGTGAGGGGGTAGCCGtagctggagaagcagaaatcATGGCCTTGCTGGGTGTGAGAGAAGTGAACGCGAAGAGGGTCCTTTTGACGCTGCTTTTTGGCGGTGGATCGCAACTCCAACTCAAGgcatgtaccggtacatggCGGACGAGGCATCATGTCCGACTACCTACTTGGAGCTGTAGTATTCCATATGCTCTGCCACAGCATCTAGAACGGGGTTTGCTGCGCGACAAAGTACGTACAGGACGCCCTGCGTCTGGCGCGGGTCAGCATCTCGCTGCCTCTTCTCCCATATCCCCGTCCACGTCCCTTTTCGTACAGCAGACGTAGCGAACgcgagaagagaaaacaaggccaACATGTCATGCCAGTGGTCCAGCTAGCCGATGCTTTGCGCTGCGCTTTGACTCCGTGCCGAGTGCAAAGGGGGTTTAGAGAGGTTGGGGCCCCTTTTACCCTGGCTGTGGTGTgaagtttttcttttcttttttttccctttcttttttgtggACAGGGGTGGGAGTTGGGAAAAAATGTCCGGGAGAAGGCGGTGAAGGAAGCGGCAATAACTCATCCGCGGCTCTTGCCTGTGTTTGTCGATGAGTGCATCGACTTGCTTCAAGAattggaaaaagaaaagaaaagagaaagaatcaATTGAATTCATATCAATTGGAATTAGAGCGTGAAGGGGGAAAACGGTCGATAAGGCTTGTCAGAAACCGTTGGTTCAGAACAATGTGATTTATGAGAAACACCTGATATGGGACTTGTACTAAGCACAACAAGGCTGATAACCtcctctctcgtctctctatttctctctctcttccccagaAACCGGCCAgatgaaaacaaaaatctTACTCGTACTCCCATCAGCCCAAAGCAACTCACACTCTTGACCGCATCAATGCTAGCCGAGCTTCGCCGTATCTCGCCCCAAACGCCCGCCGGCTTCCCTTGATAACCAGATCGAGATGCCTGCAGCACGCACTTGCTTTAGTCCATGTATCGTATGCATAACGATAGCGTGCACGTTTTCCCTTGCGCCCCTGTCCTGTCCTTTGCCCGGGAACGGTCCCTGTCCTAGCAGTTCCTGCGCCTGGGAGAGAACTGCAGCCGCATGCTACGCTGGCGAAGCTAAGTACTTAGGTTTGTCTGACTTGGCAAGCACAGagcagagaaagagagagagagagaagcaataCCCTGGCATGAGGAGCGTTTTTGGGGGCCGTTTATCGGTTAGGCCCTGTTCACTTTAGACAGCTTTtggaggatggatgggcttCTTTTCACTCCCCCTTGTCGTTGGATAGCGGGCCTAAGGGTTTCCACTTTGTTctgtcgtcttctttttttcatgccGTGCCCACCCACCAGAACTTTGAGCAAATCACTGCTTGCTCTCCATGCTGCATTGTACTGCTACTTGTGCTACCAACTCGATAGTGCTACAGGCAAAGGTACACGCACTTTGTAGCTCTTTCTCTCACGCTCGTATCAAttgggcaaaaaaagaggacgCGACCGAACCGCCCCGAGCAAGCGGGGCCGGAAACCCGGAGACCGGGGCCGGGGTTGCGACAACGCAGGCGGTGAGGCGGGACCAGGGGGGTTCGAGTCGGGTCTCCAAGTTGGGCTGGATATGAAGCCAAGGCATTGAGCAATGGGTAGCAGCGGTGAGCAAAGGCTGTCTGCTGTTGTCAATGGtatgactacatgtactgcGAGCAAAGTACTGCGCTTTGTACAGGATGGATACCTGAAGAGCCATCATACGACAGCTGTGGCTACTGTAGACTAGGCTTGCTAGTTGTAGAATGTAGTACTGATGAAACATCGAGTTTGAGGACAAGAGCTAGAAGGGAACAGGACGATCCATGTTCAATTGAAGCCACTAGATCGATCCGCATGAACAGATGGGGTGTTGATGGACCAGACGAGCAATTGCCTTAGTAGTCCATGTAACAACAACCGGAAATCTGTTAGAGTTCTATCCAGCCTTGTCTTTGTTCGCCCGAGGCTGCAAAGATATAACCCTCTTTGACttcgaagagagagagaaggaataagaaaaaaaaatgtttTTAGTATCCTTTCATAATCTTGAAGCCAGTCAACCGCCCCCTGAATCAGTAAAAAGACTACGCATTCTAACACGAGCAACCTATTCTTCCCTATAAACTTTTGCAAGCTCCCAACTTCTTCCCTCTCATATTTCGGGCATGGCTAGTTCTTAGCCTTACAAACGTTCCAGCACATCTAGTTGCTTTTTCCCCATGCACTTCTGCATGCTTCTCGGTGCACCTTTGCAGACGGCCCTGCTTCAGAATTGCATACTTGGCGTACAGTAGGGCGGGTTGGACACCTCATCTAGCCTCCCCcttccttgtttttttttttctttcttttttcttttgcttcttctcccctgcTTATCAGCCATGTGGCCCCAATCACAAGAGTTTTCATGTTTTTCAtgtgagagtgagagagcGTTGGGCatagtactccgtagttggTTCAAACTCATCAGTATTATGGACTACTTTGCAAGAGACAAAGTCAGGCACAACCAGTTAAGCAGCTCCTCGCGTGCAGAGACGGTCTAGGTAGCAATCCTTCTATGttccctcttttttattttcttctattcTCAACACAGCAAGCCATGGCCCTCTCGCTCATAAGGCTATGCGGCGTCGGCGTTTGACGTTGCAAGGGGTATGCCTTTCGACAAGTCCCTTGAAATTATAACTTGAACTTGAATAGCTCCAAGCCCGCAATCCCCACATCAACCTTAAAGACACCACCGCCATACCTCTTACTCGTCTCATCACCCTCCTCGTCCGCTGCTGACGTGATGAATAGTTCCGTCCCCACAAACTGGACACAGGTAATGTTCCTAGTCGGCAGAGTTATGCTTCCGATAACCTTGCCATCGGGACTGATCTTGAGAACCGAGCTCTCCCCATAAATCGCGTGCCACACGTTTCCGTCCACGTCGACGCGGAAGCCGTCAGGCTCGCCTGGTCCCTCATGCTGATACCAGAGGCGTTTGTTGCTTACTGCCCCAGTTTCCGGTGAGTAGTCAAAGGCGAATACCTCTCGCGTCTTGGAGTGAGTAAAGTACATGGTTTTGTTATCTGGTGACCACCCAATGCCATTGGGGATGACCAGGTCCGTTAGGACCTCCTCTTTTGCCTTGGACGAATCAAAGCGTGCCAGAAACCCTATCAGAAAGGCCGTCAGCGCCGGCGTGAGGGGTGAGCCAGCCACCCAGGGGGCGGCAAAGCATCATACAGTCAGTCGTAGGTCAGCCATACCTTCTGGTTGAAATTCCCCGAGCCCAAAGTCCGTCATCGTCCCCAGCCAAAACTTGCCATGGGGATCTGCCGCACCGTCGTTGGCGCGTATACGCTCGTTGTTTTCCTGGTCGTTGAATGGCGCGAGCATCTTGTATGTTCCGGTTTGACGATCCAGTACTGCAAGTCCATGTTTAACACCGAGCAGAATTCGATCCTGAGGGTCCACCCCCTCGATGTCAGCCGTGACGGTTGGGCAAACGTCCAGCTGGATAGTCTTTAGAGAGATGTCGCTTAAAGAGACTGTGTGTACatgtttcttcttgatgTCAACAAGACGCAGCGAGTTAGTCTCCTTTTCATAAAATGGTCCTTCGCCGAGTGCGCATTTTAGGTCAAGCCAGGGCTCGGCCACTTTCCACTCTTGAGATGCCATTATCTAGTTGTCTGCCACGCCACGCTGGAAAGTTGAGAAAAGCGATAACTCTGTAGATGTTGTTTGAATATCTTGAATCATTCGAGAAACGTGTCTATATAGCAACCTTATATTCGGGGCCCCAGCGATCACGGAGTTTCTCTTGAGGAGCAATGGCGGGGTAGGAGATAATGTGGAGTTTTTACGGAGTAATACCCGGAAGGTTGGGTTGATATCGCGAGCCGCCTTGTTCGAACTTACCCGGGATCGAATCCTACGGGTACAGGGCCAAATAAGTCAAAACTCTCACCGTTCATGTTCAATTAGCGCTGTATGATGGCATCTCCGGTGTCTACGGTTGCTTAGGCCTGGCtagttttgcttttttttttttttttttcgattTCTACATGTCCTCTCTTTGGCGAGGACTAACATAAGCGTGAACAGTTGCAACATCTCACAGCTTGTAGCGTTACGAGATCGGCCAAATTATCCATTATACCGCTCACGGCATATTTGAAAGTAGAATAAATCGATCAAACAGTTGACAGAGGCAGTATGAGCCTAGCCTGTCTGGAAACACAGTACTTTATCAATGCTGGAGTGGGCAGATTTGCTCCCACTTTTGCGTTATCAATCGCCAGGAACACCCCCTTTTTGATCACACCATGCAGCGTAGGATCATGGCAATTCCGTCGCTGTACATAGCAAACCTCCCACCGGGAATTTGTCCGACAGGGCGAATCACATCAGCATCAGTCGCTGTCAGTTGCATTTCACGTGGTTTCGAACTGATGCGGATAAGCGGTGGTCTCTCACATTTCACTGCCATTTTGATACCCAGAGCCAACCAGGCCTTGCAAATCGTTGCCTGCTCTGAATAGGTAATCATCCCGGACAGCCCCAGCCATGCCTCACTCTGTGACCCCCGGGAAATAGATGCAATGGCAAGGAGCAGTGTTACATTGAGACAGCGACCAAGGAAATCGGTGAGGTTGGCTGTTGTTGCTCGAAGCCAACTGATACCTGTACGCCCCTTATTGCCAGCAACTCATACTAGCAGCATGATCCTCCCGATGAAGTGCATTCAGAGTACAGACATTGCAGCCCAAGATAATGTGAACCCCCATCATGACTTCTGATCATGAGTTCGTCCAAGATTTCAACTCCCTTGACAGTCGGGCagcatccatccaatgcGTCGTTGACAACAGAGTGAGGCGGGCGCCGCACAAATCCAACCGCTAGGCGGTCGCCACGTCTAACTCGTACCTGTAGTTGCATCCATGCAGCAAGGCTTGCGGGGCCGAGATGCACATCCTCCATCACAAACCACCaacagtactcgtactagcGGTAGTGGTAGCATCACTCCCTCCCTTTCCAACATATAGTACTTGCACACGTCTGGATCACTTCGTATTGTTGCTAATCTTAAACGATCACACTCGCTCCACGTAGGGATCCCGTGATTCGCTTTGGCCGTTCCATTACATGTTCCATTGCATACGACACCGTTAGGGTCACGACAATGCCCTTTCCCATCCCTGCGCTCAGTCGGCCGATGCCATCGGAGAACAACCGGTGTAGCTGGCTGGCCCCAGCTTCCAGCAACCCTTCCACAATCGATGTCCCGTACGGCTATATGGGGCGCGACAGGAAGAACTGATAGGCCCACCGTAAAGCGCTGCATGAACCGGGTAGGCGGATGGGGTCAGGAGCTGTAGACCACGGTGGTTTGCAGGGACCGGTTGTCGAGCTTAGTCCTTCATGCAATGCATGCCATAGATACATACAGTACGGAGAACTTGTCGCGTCATCTGGGCCCTTCCCCATCTGATGTGTCCACAAAGGACTGGGTACAGGGCAGTTGGtcgcatgtatgtactcgtactagtACTCTGTACCCGTCTGGTTCCCTGGTcggtacttgtacatgttTTGTTGCTTGGGCCAGGGTTGAGACAgatctttctttttcctgtCAAGCACCGGGGGCCgcgagccgccgccgctctcatACAACTGCCAGGTAATTTCTCAGCCCCAACTAGGCGCAAAAAGCAGCCCGCAGAATAGCGCATccgcgaagaggaagaaaaagcaaagaaaaaa harbors:
- a CDS encoding ATP synthase, delta/Epsilon chain, beta-sandwich domain-containing protein, translated to MNSLRVARAALRARPTAMRVAIQRRGYAEAVPDKIKLSLALPHQSIYKSQDVVQVNIPAESGEMGVLANHVPSIEQLKPGLVEVVEESGPAKQFFLSGGFATVQPNSVLSINAPEAYPLEDFSAEAVRAGIAEAQKVASGNGSEQDIAEAKIELEILETLATLVK
- a CDS encoding SMP-30/Gluconolaconase/LRE-like region domain-containing protein gives rise to the protein MASQEWKVAEPWLDLKCALGEGPFYEKETNSLRLVDIKKKHVHTVSLSDISLKTIQLDVCPTVTADIEGVDPQDRILLGVKHGLAVLDRQTGTYKMLAPFNDQENNERIRANDGAADPHGKFWLGTMTDFGLGEFQPEGFLARFDSSKAKEEVLTDLVIPNGIGWSPDNKTMYFTHSKTREVFAFDYSPETGAVSNKRLWYQHEGPGEPDGFRVDVDGNVWHAIYGESSVLKISPDGKVIGSITLPTRNITCVQFVGTELFITSAADEEGDETSKRYGGGVFKVDVGIAGLELFKFKL